In Arthrobacter sp. PAMC25284, a single genomic region encodes these proteins:
- a CDS encoding universal stress protein: protein MPTPAGQDGGVVAVGYDGSESAKLALRWAAGYAAERQLKLLVVHAWVWPVFTRSLGPVKGIAGSGLRHAAEAVLAEGVELACAAAAEARAEAGGVADGEARAEAGGAAGMDGAGVEGLMAAGLPAPVLRESARDAQLLVVGSRGMGAVLGSLAGSTCADLASSALCPVMVIRRPSIPDGTIVAGIDGGNGVGDGIDGVGAGTRNAAALADAVRLAVALGVPLRLVHVSSKWTGTREQRGPPRSAARTGAAGPRN from the coding sequence ATGCCGACACCCGCAGGCCAGGACGGCGGCGTCGTGGCGGTTGGCTACGACGGGTCCGAATCCGCCAAGCTGGCTCTTCGCTGGGCCGCTGGCTACGCCGCAGAACGTCAGCTGAAGCTTCTGGTAGTCCATGCCTGGGTGTGGCCTGTCTTCACCCGGAGCCTTGGACCGGTTAAGGGCATCGCGGGGAGCGGACTGCGGCACGCCGCGGAGGCCGTGCTGGCCGAAGGCGTCGAGTTGGCATGCGCGGCAGCCGCAGAAGCACGAGCGGAAGCCGGCGGGGTCGCCGACGGGGAGGCCCGAGCGGAAGCCGGCGGGGCTGCCGGCATGGACGGGGCTGGGGTTGAGGGCCTCATGGCGGCAGGCCTGCCCGCACCAGTCCTGCGGGAATCCGCCCGGGACGCGCAACTGCTGGTTGTGGGCAGCCGCGGTATGGGCGCCGTGCTGGGCTCGCTTGCGGGTTCCACGTGTGCGGATCTGGCCAGCTCCGCCCTCTGCCCCGTTATGGTCATCCGGCGTCCGTCCATTCCCGACGGCACCATCGTGGCCGGAATCGACGGCGGCAATGGCGTCGGCGATGGCATTGATGGCGTCGGCGCTGGAACACGGAACGCGGCGGCGCTGGCCGACGCCGTGCGGCTGGCCGTCGCCTTGGGCGTCCCGCTACGGCTCGTCCACGTCTCGTCGAAGTGGACGGGAACCAGGGAGCAGCGCGGGCCGCCACGCTCTGCTGCACGGACAGGCGCTGCTGGACCACGCAATTGA
- a CDS encoding zinc-dependent alcohol dehydrogenase family protein yields MRVWRVGHPGPISDGPLEAAECPEPRPGRGQVLLRVRVCGVCRTDLHLAEGDLQPRHPGIVPGHEVVGEVLESGPGADRFRVGERVGVAWLGGTCGSCRFCLRGQENLCLSPTFTGWDRDGGYAELITVAEDFAYRIPEIFTDEEAAPLLCAGIIGYRALSRAELPIGGRLGIYGFGGSAHLAAQIALHRGARVYVMTRSEEARRLALSLGASFAGGAAELPPDPLDSAILFAPVGSLVPVALRALDRGGTLAVAGIHLSDIPPLHYTADLFQERQLRSVTANTRADGEEFFRIAAEIPIRPTTVPYPFAAADQALRDLAADRITGAAVLSVAPAV; encoded by the coding sequence GTGAGGGTTTGGCGGGTTGGACATCCGGGACCGATTTCTGACGGCCCCCTGGAGGCTGCCGAGTGTCCGGAACCCCGGCCCGGGCGCGGCCAGGTGCTCCTCCGGGTCCGGGTCTGCGGCGTGTGCCGTACTGACCTGCACCTCGCAGAGGGCGATCTCCAGCCGCGGCATCCCGGCATCGTCCCGGGTCACGAGGTCGTCGGTGAAGTGCTCGAGTCCGGCCCGGGAGCCGACCGGTTCCGGGTCGGCGAGCGCGTCGGCGTCGCCTGGCTGGGCGGAACCTGCGGGTCGTGCCGCTTCTGCCTGCGCGGCCAGGAGAACCTGTGCCTGTCCCCCACGTTCACGGGCTGGGACCGCGACGGCGGCTACGCGGAACTGATCACGGTGGCCGAGGACTTCGCCTACCGGATTCCGGAGATCTTTACGGATGAGGAGGCCGCGCCGCTGCTGTGTGCCGGGATTATCGGCTACCGCGCATTGAGCCGCGCTGAGCTGCCTATCGGCGGACGGCTGGGAATCTACGGCTTTGGCGGATCCGCCCATCTGGCCGCCCAGATCGCCCTCCACCGGGGCGCACGGGTCTATGTCATGACACGGTCCGAGGAGGCCCGCCGGCTCGCCCTGTCGTTGGGCGCCAGCTTCGCCGGCGGGGCCGCGGAACTGCCGCCGGATCCGCTGGACTCCGCCATCTTGTTTGCGCCGGTCGGCAGTCTGGTGCCCGTGGCGCTGCGGGCCCTGGACCGCGGGGGGACCCTCGCGGTGGCGGGCATCCATTTGAGTGATATCCCACCGCTGCACTACACCGCCGATCTGTTTCAGGAACGGCAGCTCCGCAGCGTCACCGCCAATACCAGGGCCGACGGCGAGGAGTTCTTTCGAATCGCGGCCGAAATCCCGATCCGTCCTACCACCGTCCCGTACCCGTTCGCCGCCGCGGATCAGGCGCTGCGGGATCTCGCGGCGGACCGGATTACGGGTGCCGCCGTGCTGAGCGTGGCCCCGGCGGTCTAA
- a CDS encoding HAD family hydrolase, translating to MTESPTVAAALAPVDAVIFDLDGVVTDTTGLRIAAWRQLFDAVLQDARLPTEARRGPLLDSDFTGCIEGRTGEEGAAAFLASRGVSIPPGRPSDTPGEWTVFGLAARHDDVFAHLLREHPVRVFPSTVGFLKRLRAGGIPVVLATSSRTAGAVLAAAGLRGAFDFVIDGQTAVDRHVAGEPAPALVLEAVRRLEIAPSRAMVIAQSLPGVEAGRRGGFGLVVGLDRAGRRAALEAAGADVVVEDVIELDIGLVITDPWLLTYAGSDPVHEGHREALTTLGNGYMATRGAAPEHRADGVHYPGTYLAGIYNSLRSVVDGQESVDEHMVNIPDWLPLDVRIERGDWWSGGGLRLRSERRTLDLKRCLLSRETLLEDGAGRRLQVLQRRIVSMAEPHLAALEMTLTALGWSGTISVRSGCDTEVTNANVPDDGQLARRHLTDVSVSASGGGDGGAATGSGSVIGSRGGGSGACLTVEAQTNQSRIGIAMALRTDVAGPPEPVHGTPEQLAGLHSHRFELAITEGAPVTVTKTVAVATSRDRAISSPRTAALTALDRADPSFEVLLAEHEAAWGQLLAPFIIEFDAPSQARLILNLHVFHLLQTLTGHTAELDAGVPARGLHGEGYRGHVFWDELFVLPVLNSRSPALVREMLDYRWRRLGTARDAARAAGLRGAQFPWQSGSDGTEQTPTMLFNRLSGHWMPDYSRRQRHVGLAVAYNAWQYFEATQDRAWLISHGAEIVVEVARLFASLADHDTVEDRFHLRGVMGPDEYHTGPPGDPGGGLADNAYTNIMAAWVFDQAVWIMHSVQGFDMDELRARLSVDGAEIEGWERLSRRMFVPFHGDGIISQFDGYSSLREFDWDHYRRTYGNIERLDLILEAEGDSTNHYRLAKQADVLMLLYVLGEDQLLGFLGRMGYSVTPAQITATVDFYLARTAHGSTLSRVAHASVLAQRDPERAWATFREALDADLDDTQGGTTRAGIHLGAMAGSIDVVQRSFAGLRITRDALHFTPRLPAQLHEVVFQVRYRDQLLSVRLETGRLQVSAAPGDADPVLVRVGAEQALLRAGQEHEFRYPDQRHR from the coding sequence ATGACGGAGTCGCCGACTGTTGCCGCCGCGCTGGCGCCTGTCGACGCCGTGATCTTTGACCTCGACGGCGTCGTGACGGACACCACCGGGCTGCGGATCGCGGCCTGGCGGCAACTGTTCGACGCCGTGCTGCAGGACGCGCGGCTCCCCACGGAGGCGAGGCGGGGTCCGCTTCTGGACAGCGACTTCACTGGCTGCATCGAGGGGCGAACCGGGGAAGAAGGGGCAGCAGCCTTCCTCGCCTCCCGCGGGGTCTCGATACCGCCCGGCCGTCCGTCCGACACCCCCGGGGAATGGACCGTGTTCGGACTGGCGGCACGCCACGATGACGTGTTTGCGCACCTTCTCCGTGAGCATCCGGTGCGTGTTTTCCCCAGCACCGTCGGATTCCTGAAGCGCCTCCGGGCCGGCGGGATCCCCGTGGTCCTGGCTACCTCCAGCCGGACCGCCGGCGCGGTCCTGGCGGCAGCCGGTCTCCGGGGCGCCTTTGACTTCGTCATCGACGGACAGACGGCCGTGGACCGTCACGTTGCCGGCGAGCCGGCCCCCGCACTCGTACTTGAGGCTGTCCGTCGGCTGGAGATTGCCCCGTCGCGCGCCATGGTCATCGCTCAATCACTCCCCGGGGTCGAAGCGGGCCGCCGCGGCGGGTTCGGTCTGGTGGTGGGCCTCGACCGCGCCGGACGCCGCGCTGCACTGGAAGCCGCCGGAGCCGACGTCGTGGTTGAAGACGTCATCGAGCTGGACATCGGGCTGGTCATCACCGACCCGTGGCTGCTGACCTATGCGGGCTCCGACCCGGTTCACGAAGGGCACCGGGAGGCGCTGACCACCCTCGGCAACGGATATATGGCCACCAGGGGAGCGGCCCCCGAACACCGCGCCGACGGGGTGCACTACCCCGGAACCTACCTTGCCGGGATCTACAACAGCCTCCGCAGCGTCGTCGACGGCCAGGAATCCGTGGACGAGCACATGGTCAACATCCCGGACTGGCTGCCGCTGGACGTCCGGATTGAGCGCGGGGACTGGTGGTCCGGCGGTGGGCTGAGGCTCCGGAGCGAACGCCGCACCCTGGACCTCAAGCGCTGCCTGCTCAGCCGGGAAACGCTGCTCGAGGACGGCGCCGGACGCCGGCTCCAGGTACTCCAGCGCAGGATAGTCTCCATGGCTGAACCGCATCTGGCCGCACTGGAAATGACGCTGACCGCACTGGGCTGGAGCGGCACTATCAGCGTCCGGAGCGGCTGCGACACGGAGGTCACGAACGCGAACGTGCCCGACGACGGACAGCTGGCCAGACGGCACCTGACCGACGTCAGTGTTTCCGCGTCCGGTGGCGGCGACGGCGGAGCCGCGACCGGCAGCGGTTCCGTCATCGGCAGCCGCGGTGGAGGTTCGGGCGCCTGCTTGACTGTGGAAGCGCAGACAAACCAGAGCCGGATCGGGATTGCCATGGCCCTCCGCACCGACGTCGCCGGCCCGCCTGAGCCTGTGCACGGGACCCCCGAGCAACTGGCTGGACTGCACAGCCACCGTTTCGAGCTTGCGATTACCGAGGGGGCGCCGGTCACCGTGACGAAAACGGTTGCCGTTGCCACCTCCCGGGACCGCGCGATCTCTTCGCCCCGGACCGCGGCCCTCACGGCACTGGACCGGGCGGACCCGAGCTTTGAGGTCCTGCTCGCGGAACATGAGGCGGCCTGGGGCCAGCTGCTGGCCCCCTTCATTATCGAGTTCGATGCGCCGTCGCAGGCACGTTTGATCCTGAACCTGCATGTGTTCCACTTGCTCCAGACCCTCACCGGGCACACGGCTGAGCTGGACGCCGGAGTTCCCGCCCGCGGGCTGCACGGCGAAGGCTACCGGGGGCATGTGTTTTGGGATGAACTTTTTGTCCTGCCCGTCCTGAACTCACGGAGCCCCGCCCTTGTCCGGGAGATGCTGGACTACCGCTGGCGGCGGCTCGGGACAGCCCGGGATGCCGCACGCGCGGCCGGGCTCCGGGGCGCGCAGTTCCCGTGGCAGAGCGGCAGCGACGGCACCGAGCAAACACCCACAATGCTGTTCAACAGATTGTCCGGCCACTGGATGCCGGATTACTCCCGGCGGCAGCGGCACGTTGGCCTGGCAGTCGCCTACAACGCCTGGCAATATTTCGAGGCCACGCAGGACCGCGCCTGGCTGATCAGCCATGGTGCGGAAATCGTGGTGGAGGTCGCGAGGCTGTTCGCCTCCCTCGCGGACCATGACACTGTGGAGGACCGTTTTCACCTCAGGGGGGTCATGGGGCCGGATGAGTACCATACCGGCCCCCCGGGCGACCCTGGCGGCGGTCTCGCTGACAACGCCTACACCAACATCATGGCGGCCTGGGTCTTTGACCAGGCGGTCTGGATCATGCACTCCGTCCAGGGGTTCGACATGGACGAACTGCGCGCCAGGCTCAGCGTCGACGGAGCGGAAATCGAAGGCTGGGAGCGGTTGAGCCGGCGGATGTTCGTTCCGTTCCACGGCGACGGCATCATCAGCCAGTTTGACGGTTACAGTTCCCTCCGGGAGTTTGACTGGGACCACTACCGCCGGACCTACGGGAACATTGAGCGGCTGGACCTGATTCTGGAAGCCGAAGGCGACAGCACCAACCACTACCGGCTGGCCAAGCAGGCCGATGTCCTGATGCTCCTGTACGTCCTGGGCGAAGACCAGCTGCTGGGCTTCCTGGGCCGCATGGGCTATTCGGTGACGCCCGCGCAAATCACCGCCACCGTCGATTTTTATCTGGCCCGTACCGCCCACGGCTCCACCCTGAGCCGCGTGGCGCACGCGTCCGTGCTGGCGCAGCGGGACCCCGAGCGGGCCTGGGCCACGTTCCGGGAAGCACTCGACGCGGATCTGGACGACACCCAGGGCGGAACGACCCGCGCCGGCATCCATCTGGGCGCCATGGCGGGCTCGATCGATGTCGTCCAGCGCAGCTTCGCCGGGTTGCGGATCACCCGCGACGCCCTGCACTTCACCCCGAGGCTGCCCGCGCAGCTCCACGAGGTGGTTTTCCAGGTCCGGTACCGGGACCAGCTGCTGTCCGTCCGTCTCGAGACCGGCCGGCTGCAGGTCTCGGCCGCCCCCGGCGACGCCGACCCGGTCCTGGTCCGGGTCGGCGCGGAACAGGCGCTGCTCCGGGCCGGTCAGGAGCATGAATTCCGCTACCCGGACCAGCGGCACCGCTGA
- a CDS encoding heavy metal translocating P-type ATPase produces the protein MKIVLKYPLVAGTVAALSAVIILLLSGQPGIARLAASVYALAVALYLAVGMIRRLLGGRWGIDILAVTAIVSTVLVGEFLASMIIVLMLAGGTALEDYAAGRAKGELTALLERVPQTAHRERHGNHADGNGNNVGGNHEEVAATDVRIGDILLVKPGEVVPLDGILLSASGTFDESSLTGESLPVERTAGDPLMSGSLNGEAAVRMQVTALLEDSQYSRIIALVKEASDSKAPMVRLADRYAVPFTAFAYLLGGAAWIISGSPARFAEVLVVATPCPLLIAAPVAFLGGMSRAARAGIIVKYAGVLEQLGRIKTAAFDKTGTLTHGQPALVAVRTSGILPEDEVLRMAASAEQYSSHVLAASVVNAARSRGLMLATAAEATEFATHGVRARFDGRDVVVGKPGFVAESVPGVRAADLDSGEIAVYVGVGAEFAGSLILSDPIRPEARRTLSELRDLGVTQTVMLTGDALPTAQHIATEAGLTDVRAECLPADKVDAVRSLPDRPVMMVGDGVNDAPVLAVADVGIAMGARGSTAAGESADVVIILDDLSKAASAVRIGQRTVQVALQSIWIGIGLSVALMLAAAAGYVPAVVGALSQELVDLATILNALRALSGGRTHGAGKSGGAGTPAAGLKPGLPPARGDLPR, from the coding sequence GTGAAAATCGTGCTCAAATATCCGCTCGTTGCAGGGACGGTCGCCGCGCTGTCGGCGGTCATCATCCTGCTGCTGTCCGGGCAACCCGGCATCGCCCGGCTCGCCGCAAGCGTCTACGCCCTCGCCGTGGCTCTCTACCTCGCCGTAGGGATGATCCGCCGCCTGCTGGGCGGACGGTGGGGCATAGATATCCTGGCTGTCACCGCGATCGTCAGCACTGTGCTGGTCGGTGAGTTTTTGGCCTCGATGATCATCGTCCTGATGCTGGCCGGCGGAACGGCATTGGAGGACTACGCGGCAGGCCGGGCCAAGGGGGAGCTGACAGCCCTGCTGGAGCGTGTTCCGCAGACGGCCCACCGGGAACGCCATGGTAACCACGCCGACGGCAACGGCAACAACGTCGGCGGCAACCACGAGGAAGTGGCGGCCACCGACGTCCGGATCGGGGACATCCTGTTGGTCAAACCGGGCGAAGTGGTGCCCCTGGACGGAATCCTGCTCTCTGCATCCGGCACGTTCGACGAATCCTCGCTCACCGGGGAAAGCCTTCCGGTGGAGCGGACCGCCGGGGACCCGCTCATGAGCGGATCCCTCAACGGGGAAGCTGCGGTCCGGATGCAGGTCACGGCGTTGCTGGAAGATTCGCAGTACAGCCGGATCATCGCACTGGTCAAGGAGGCCTCGGACAGCAAGGCCCCCATGGTTCGGCTGGCTGACCGCTACGCCGTGCCGTTCACCGCCTTCGCCTATCTGCTGGGCGGCGCGGCCTGGATCATCAGCGGCAGCCCCGCACGGTTCGCGGAGGTGCTCGTGGTGGCCACACCCTGCCCGCTGCTGATTGCCGCGCCGGTGGCCTTCCTCGGCGGCATGAGCCGGGCCGCCCGCGCAGGCATCATCGTCAAGTACGCTGGCGTCCTGGAACAGCTGGGACGGATCAAGACCGCCGCGTTCGACAAAACCGGGACCTTGACCCACGGCCAGCCGGCCCTCGTCGCCGTGCGGACCTCCGGGATACTGCCGGAGGACGAGGTGCTGCGCATGGCGGCCTCAGCCGAACAGTATTCCTCGCATGTTCTCGCAGCTTCGGTCGTCAACGCCGCCCGCTCGCGGGGCCTGATGCTGGCGACCGCCGCCGAAGCCACCGAATTCGCCACCCATGGGGTCCGCGCCCGGTTCGATGGCCGGGACGTGGTGGTCGGCAAGCCAGGCTTCGTAGCGGAGTCGGTCCCCGGGGTGCGGGCGGCGGACCTGGACAGCGGCGAGATCGCCGTTTACGTCGGGGTAGGCGCGGAGTTCGCTGGTTCGCTCATCCTCAGCGATCCGATCCGCCCCGAAGCCCGCCGGACCCTCAGCGAGCTCCGGGACCTGGGTGTGACGCAGACCGTGATGCTGACCGGCGACGCGCTCCCCACAGCGCAGCACATCGCGACTGAGGCGGGCCTTACCGATGTCCGGGCGGAGTGCCTGCCGGCGGACAAGGTGGACGCGGTCCGTTCGTTGCCTGACCGGCCTGTGATGATGGTCGGCGACGGCGTCAACGACGCCCCCGTGCTGGCGGTCGCCGACGTCGGCATCGCCATGGGAGCCCGGGGTTCGACGGCGGCGGGCGAGTCCGCCGACGTCGTGATCATCCTCGATGACCTGTCCAAGGCGGCGTCTGCGGTCCGGATCGGGCAGCGCACGGTGCAGGTGGCGCTGCAGAGCATCTGGATCGGCATTGGACTCAGCGTGGCCCTGATGCTGGCCGCCGCGGCGGGCTACGTCCCGGCCGTCGTGGGCGCACTGTCCCAGGAACTGGTGGACCTGGCCACCATCCTGAACGCGCTGCGCGCCCTGAGCGGAGGCCGGACCCATGGCGCCGGCAAGAGCGGCGGCGCCGGCACGCCTGCCGCCGGGCTGAAGCCCGGGCTGCCGCCGGCGCGGGGAGACCTACCCCGCTGA
- the ppsA gene encoding phosphoenolpyruvate synthase encodes MVQSPVKWFEDTGIGDVAQVGGKNASLGELIRSLTARGVRVPDGFATTADAYRAFLDANGIEAAMRSRIRDYRAGEATLRATGEAIRALFLESEFPVDIAGSIRTHYRELGRRAGLERLSVAVRSSATAEDLPDASFAGQQETFLNVAGERDLLDACRRCYASLFTDRAISYREIKGFGHLDVALSIGVQRMVRSDVGASGVMFSIDTDSGFPRAAVISAAWGLGETVVQGTINPDNYVVFKPLLTDPDLAPIIEKTLGSKERKMVYSRGGSARTRMMDTSDAERRTFVLDDAEILALARWAVTVEEHYGRPMDMEWARDGVTGELFLVQARPETVQSRKTGPRFVLHHLLERGEVLATGSAVGDSIAHGTACVIRTAADIAEFRDGAILVTEMTDPDWVPVMKRAAGIVTDHGGPTSHAAIVSRELGVPAVVGTGNATGVLAEGQAVTISCAEGAQGRVYAGSLAFETEEVDLGELPATRTAVMVNIASPAAAFQWWRLPAAGVGLARMEFIISNLIRIHPMALVHPDRVADSAETEQIRALTSGYPDPTEYFVDTLARGIGKLAAPYHPLPVIVRLSDFKTNEYAHLIGGAAFELPELNPMLGFRGASRYYDDRYREGFALECAALKRVRERLGFSNVIVMVPFCRTTQEADKVLAVMAENGLVRGGNGLQVYMMCEIPANVVLAEEFATRFDGFSIGSNDLTQLVLGVDRDSAQLAALFDERDPAVMAMISEAIRKAHAAGIKIGICGQGPSNHPEFAAFLVREGIDSISLNPDSFLLTVPAIAEAENAEGLPSAG; translated from the coding sequence ATGGTTCAATCCCCGGTGAAGTGGTTTGAGGACACGGGCATCGGCGATGTCGCGCAAGTAGGCGGCAAAAACGCCTCCCTCGGTGAGCTCATCCGGTCGCTCACCGCTCGGGGCGTGCGCGTCCCCGACGGGTTCGCCACCACGGCCGACGCCTACCGGGCGTTCCTCGATGCCAACGGGATCGAGGCGGCCATGCGCTCGCGGATCCGCGACTACCGGGCCGGGGAAGCCACGCTGCGCGCCACCGGCGAGGCCATCCGGGCGCTTTTCCTGGAGAGCGAATTCCCCGTCGACATCGCCGGGTCCATCCGCACCCACTACCGGGAACTGGGCCGGCGGGCCGGACTGGAGCGGCTCTCCGTCGCCGTCCGCAGCAGCGCCACGGCCGAGGACCTGCCCGACGCGAGTTTCGCCGGGCAGCAGGAGACCTTTTTGAACGTGGCGGGGGAGCGCGACCTGCTGGACGCCTGCCGCCGCTGCTACGCCTCGCTCTTCACCGACCGTGCCATCAGCTACCGGGAGATCAAAGGATTTGGCCACCTCGACGTCGCGCTCTCGATTGGGGTGCAGCGGATGGTCCGGTCCGACGTCGGCGCGTCCGGTGTGATGTTCTCCATCGATACCGATTCGGGGTTTCCCCGCGCCGCCGTGATCAGCGCCGCCTGGGGACTCGGCGAAACCGTCGTCCAGGGCACCATCAACCCGGACAACTATGTTGTGTTCAAGCCCCTCCTGACGGACCCGGACCTGGCACCGATCATCGAAAAGACCCTCGGGTCCAAGGAACGGAAAATGGTGTACAGCCGCGGCGGCAGCGCCCGCACCCGGATGATGGACACCTCGGACGCGGAACGCCGGACTTTCGTTCTGGATGACGCCGAAATTCTCGCCCTCGCCCGGTGGGCCGTCACCGTCGAGGAGCACTACGGGCGGCCGATGGACATGGAATGGGCCCGTGACGGCGTCACCGGCGAGCTCTTCCTGGTCCAGGCCCGGCCCGAAACCGTCCAGTCGCGCAAGACCGGCCCGCGCTTCGTGCTTCACCACCTGTTGGAGAGAGGCGAGGTGCTGGCGACCGGATCAGCGGTTGGCGACTCCATCGCCCACGGCACGGCCTGCGTGATCCGGACAGCCGCGGACATCGCTGAGTTCCGTGACGGCGCCATCCTGGTCACGGAAATGACCGACCCGGACTGGGTGCCCGTGATGAAGCGCGCGGCCGGGATCGTGACGGACCATGGCGGACCCACGAGCCATGCGGCCATCGTCAGCCGGGAGCTGGGCGTGCCGGCCGTCGTCGGAACCGGCAACGCAACCGGCGTGCTGGCGGAGGGACAGGCCGTCACGATTTCCTGCGCCGAAGGGGCCCAGGGCCGGGTCTATGCCGGCAGCCTGGCGTTCGAGACGGAAGAAGTGGACCTCGGCGAACTGCCCGCGACCCGCACCGCCGTGATGGTCAACATCGCCAGCCCCGCCGCCGCCTTCCAGTGGTGGCGGCTGCCCGCCGCCGGTGTCGGACTCGCCCGGATGGAATTCATCATCAGCAACCTGATCCGGATCCATCCGATGGCGCTGGTGCATCCGGACCGGGTCGCGGATTCCGCCGAAACGGAGCAGATCCGGGCGCTGACGAGCGGCTACCCGGACCCGACGGAGTACTTCGTGGATACCCTCGCGCGGGGCATCGGCAAGCTCGCCGCGCCCTACCACCCGCTCCCGGTGATAGTGCGGCTCAGCGACTTCAAGACCAACGAGTACGCCCACCTGATCGGTGGCGCCGCGTTCGAACTGCCGGAGCTGAACCCCATGCTGGGTTTCCGCGGCGCGTCCCGCTACTACGACGACCGCTACCGGGAAGGTTTCGCCCTCGAATGCGCTGCCCTCAAACGCGTCCGCGAACGGCTCGGCTTCAGCAACGTGATCGTGATGGTACCGTTCTGCCGCACCACGCAGGAGGCGGACAAGGTGCTGGCGGTGATGGCGGAGAACGGCCTGGTCCGCGGCGGAAATGGGCTGCAGGTCTACATGATGTGCGAGATTCCCGCGAATGTCGTCCTGGCCGAGGAATTCGCCACCCGCTTCGACGGCTTTTCCATCGGTTCCAATGACCTCACGCAACTGGTCCTGGGTGTGGACCGGGACTCGGCGCAGCTTGCGGCGCTCTTCGATGAGCGGGATCCGGCCGTGATGGCCATGATCAGCGAGGCCATCCGCAAGGCCCACGCCGCGGGGATCAAGATCGGTATTTGCGGCCAGGGTCCCAGCAACCACCCGGAATTCGCCGCATTCCTGGTCCGCGAAGGCATTGATTCGATCTCGCTGAACCCTGACAGCTTCCTGTTGACCGTCCCGGCCATTGCCGAAGCGGAGAACGCGGAAGGCCTTCCCTCAGCGGGGTAG
- a CDS encoding glycosyltransferase family 2 protein — translation MATTAGPLPSRNRIARVAVVMPAHNEEEHLDRALNAARRAVDTLHRTLPEVECGVMVVLDGCTDGSARITARHVAADRRISAVEVPFRSAGASRAAGIRAAGIGPSPAQPGTLPWTPRPAARIWLANTDADSQVPENWLVRQLEFADAGADAVLGSVEPDPDGMDPELLRRWRERHPFTEDHPHVYGANLGVRASAYVAAGGFPDAASHEDTILIQRLRSSAFTVTSTDSVRVLTSGRTRPRAPEGFGTYLRDLERYRPSAAG, via the coding sequence ATGGCCACGACCGCCGGGCCGCTGCCGTCGCGGAACCGCATCGCGCGCGTCGCTGTGGTGATGCCGGCCCACAACGAGGAAGAGCATCTGGACCGGGCCCTCAACGCGGCGCGCCGGGCCGTCGACACCCTGCACCGGACCCTGCCCGAGGTGGAATGCGGCGTGATGGTGGTGCTGGATGGCTGCACCGACGGTTCGGCGCGCATCACGGCACGGCATGTTGCCGCCGACCGCCGCATCAGCGCCGTTGAGGTGCCGTTCCGCAGCGCCGGTGCCAGCCGTGCCGCGGGAATCCGGGCCGCCGGCATCGGTCCCAGTCCGGCGCAACCGGGAACACTGCCTTGGACGCCACGGCCGGCGGCCCGGATCTGGCTGGCCAACACCGACGCCGACTCCCAGGTCCCGGAGAACTGGCTGGTGCGTCAGCTCGAGTTCGCGGATGCCGGTGCCGACGCCGTGCTGGGCTCGGTGGAGCCGGACCCCGACGGGATGGATCCGGAACTGCTTCGGCGCTGGCGGGAACGCCATCCTTTCACCGAGGATCACCCGCACGTCTACGGGGCCAATCTTGGAGTGCGCGCGTCGGCCTATGTGGCGGCCGGCGGGTTCCCGGACGCCGCCTCGCACGAGGACACGATCCTCATTCAGCGCCTCCGAAGCAGCGCGTTCACGGTCACCAGCACAGACAGCGTGCGGGTGCTGACGTCCGGGCGGACCCGGCCCCGGGCCCCGGAAGGCTTCGGCACCTACCTGCGGGATCTGGAACGCTACCGGCCGTCCGCGGCCGGCTGA